In Gracilimonas sp., a single window of DNA contains:
- a CDS encoding outer membrane lipoprotein-sorting protein: MYHLKSLLTVVVGLFIASGSLFAQDATEIIRQMDEKMRGESLEAELTMTIVRPSWDRTISMKSWSRGTEYSLILITGPARDEGTAFLKRGNEIWNWVPSVGRTIKMPPSMMMQSWMGSDFTNDDLVRESSVVIDYEHELVGEETIEGYECYKIKMTPKPDAPVVWEQVDVWISKEEYIQLRSEFYDEYGELINVMKGMNVKEFDGRLIPSKMEMIPQDKEGHKTVMEYKSMEFNEGIPESFFSVQNMRRVN, from the coding sequence ATGTACCATCTTAAATCATTATTGACGGTTGTTGTTGGGCTTTTTATTGCATCAGGTTCCTTGTTTGCCCAAGATGCTACCGAAATTATACGGCAGATGGATGAGAAAATGCGTGGCGAATCGCTCGAGGCAGAACTGACCATGACCATTGTTCGTCCTAGTTGGGATCGTACTATTTCGATGAAAAGCTGGAGTCGGGGAACAGAGTATTCTTTGATTTTAATCACTGGTCCTGCACGGGATGAAGGTACGGCTTTTCTAAAAAGAGGAAATGAAATTTGGAACTGGGTACCGAGTGTGGGACGTACCATAAAAATGCCACCTTCAATGATGATGCAATCGTGGATGGGATCAGATTTTACTAATGACGATCTGGTACGGGAATCATCTGTGGTAATCGATTATGAGCATGAATTGGTCGGTGAAGAAACTATTGAAGGCTATGAATGCTACAAAATTAAGATGACCCCCAAACCGGATGCCCCTGTGGTATGGGAGCAGGTGGATGTTTGGATTTCAAAAGAAGAATATATACAGTTACGTTCCGAATTTTACGATGAATATGGAGAGCTCATAAACGTAATGAAAGGAATGAATGTGAAAGAATTTGACGGGAGGTTGATCCCCTCAAAAATGGAAATGATCCCACAGGATAAAGAAGGCCATAAAACTGTGATGGAATATAAGTCTATGGAGTTCAATGAAGGTATCCCGGAGAGTTTTTTCTCGGTTCAGAATATGAGAAGAGTAAACTAA
- the hisC gene encoding histidinol-phosphate transaminase produces MKKTNIQSLVRDNIRTLKPYRSARDDFDSGILLDANENSFGAPFTDDIELNRYPMPYQEELRNKIAAFRGVKQENVFVGVGSDEAIDLLFRIFCRPDIDRIIINPPTYGMYKVSANINDVGVDEVLLTEGFQLQPDKILEAVKPETKLIFICSPNNPTANSMDNTDILKVVESFNGIVVVDEAYIDFSREHSLASAINEFPNLVVLQTMSKSFGLAGIRLGVALSGPETIEYMMKVKAPYNVNKLTSKMALNAFLSLDTVTKNIGLILKERERVIGKLVTYSQVEYVYPTDANFVLFKIGNAFEVYKKLAEKGVIVRYRGNEPHCENCLRLTIGTATENDRFFEALEQVC; encoded by the coding sequence ATGAAGAAAACTAACATCCAATCTCTGGTAAGAGATAATATCCGAACCCTGAAACCTTATCGCAGTGCACGGGATGATTTTGATTCGGGGATATTACTGGATGCCAACGAGAATAGCTTTGGTGCTCCCTTTACTGATGACATTGAGTTAAATCGTTATCCAATGCCATATCAGGAGGAGCTGAGAAATAAAATTGCAGCCTTTCGCGGAGTGAAACAGGAGAATGTGTTTGTGGGGGTGGGGAGTGATGAAGCGATCGATTTATTATTTCGGATTTTCTGCCGGCCCGATATAGACCGAATCATTATCAATCCCCCTACTTACGGCATGTATAAAGTCTCAGCCAATATAAACGATGTAGGGGTTGATGAGGTATTGCTTACCGAAGGATTTCAACTTCAACCTGATAAAATACTTGAAGCGGTTAAACCGGAAACCAAATTGATTTTTATTTGCTCTCCAAATAATCCTACAGCCAACAGCATGGATAATACAGATATCCTGAAAGTGGTGGAAAGTTTTAATGGAATTGTGGTAGTGGATGAGGCTTATATAGATTTCAGCCGGGAGCATAGTTTGGCATCAGCTATAAATGAATTCCCAAATTTAGTGGTATTGCAAACTATGTCGAAATCATTTGGATTGGCAGGAATCCGGTTGGGGGTAGCATTGTCTGGCCCTGAAACCATAGAGTATATGATGAAAGTAAAAGCTCCCTACAATGTAAATAAGTTGACTTCGAAAATGGCACTCAATGCATTTTTAAGCCTTGATACTGTTACTAAAAATATTGGGTTGATTTTAAAAGAACGGGAACGTGTAATCGGGAAATTGGTTACGTATTCTCAAGTGGAATATGTATATCCGACAGATGCTAATTTTGTGCTGTTTAAAATCGGGAATGCTTTTGAAGTGTATAAAAAGCTTGCGGAAAAAGGTGTTATTGTACGTTATCGTGGAAATGAACCACATTGCGAAAACTGTTTGCGATTAACAATAGGGACAGCCACGGAAAACGATCGCTTTTTTGAGGCTTTAGAACAAGTATGTTAA
- the hisH gene encoding imidazole glycerol phosphate synthase subunit HisH, with protein MIAIIKYKAGNTASVANALDRLGAHYFFAETPAELESAEAVIFPGVGHASSAMKSLENKGVDVWLKKTKKPVLGICVGMQLLYETSTEGDTIGLGIIPGSLQKFDESKAKVPHMGWNRLKNSGEHPILKNLIAKNYLYFVHSFYAPVTEYTLATCNYINDFSAIVAKDNFIGVQFHPEKSGSVGSLILQNFLDLVYSPEKS; from the coding sequence ATGATTGCTATCATCAAGTATAAAGCCGGAAATACAGCTTCAGTTGCAAATGCATTGGACCGATTGGGAGCTCATTATTTTTTTGCAGAAACCCCTGCAGAACTAGAAAGCGCGGAAGCGGTAATTTTCCCGGGGGTAGGCCATGCATCTTCGGCAATGAAATCTCTTGAGAATAAAGGTGTGGATGTATGGCTGAAAAAAACCAAAAAACCTGTGCTTGGAATTTGTGTAGGCATGCAGCTTTTATATGAGACTTCTACAGAAGGAGATACAATCGGATTAGGTATAATCCCCGGCTCTCTTCAAAAGTTTGATGAGTCTAAGGCTAAAGTTCCGCATATGGGGTGGAACCGGCTAAAAAATTCTGGAGAACATCCTATTCTTAAAAACCTGATTGCCAAAAATTATCTTTATTTTGTACATAGCTTTTATGCTCCGGTAACTGAGTATACTTTGGCAACATGCAATTATATCAACGATTTTTCCGCAATTGTAGCTAAAGACAATTTCATCGGTGTACAGTTTCACCCGGAGAAATCCGGAAGCGTAGGATCTTTAATTCTTCAAAATTTTCTGGATTTGGTTTATTCGCCTGAGAAGAGCTAA
- a CDS encoding ABC transporter permease encodes MLYLKLAWRNIWRNKRRTLITMASVVMAVLLSTVMSSMQQGQYDQMIDNTVGSFSGHIQVQHPDYFNESTLDNSFEVNQQLLSRIQDHPEVKTVIPRLYSYALAAGDERSKAAMVVGIDVESERQLSEPDQKIEEGEYFRTNEDTGVLISAGLADFLSVQVGDTLVLLGQGFRGMSAAGAYPITGVMKFGIPEMNNSLVYLPMEIAQHFYGTYDRLTSAVVLLQNPERVQAVVSELQPELGEEYAVLGWQTLMPELVQAIEADRGSSMILLLILYMIVGFGIFGTVLMMTAERKFEFGVMIAIGTARVRMAVILILEMIFITFMGTLFGMISSLPFMYYFNLNPLKFTGEAARAIEEYGMEPFIRFSTDPAIMLNQGMIVLTITLIVSLYPLLHMHKLKPVEAMRR; translated from the coding sequence ATGTTATACCTAAAACTGGCGTGGCGGAATATCTGGCGGAATAAACGCCGAACCCTGATCACAATGGCTTCTGTAGTGATGGCGGTGTTACTTTCTACGGTGATGAGTTCCATGCAGCAGGGACAGTATGATCAAATGATAGATAATACGGTGGGCTCGTTTTCCGGTCATATTCAGGTTCAGCATCCCGATTATTTTAACGAATCTACCTTGGATAACAGTTTTGAAGTTAATCAACAGCTACTAAGCCGTATTCAAGATCATCCCGAAGTAAAAACCGTAATCCCCCGACTTTATTCCTACGCATTGGCTGCCGGGGATGAACGAAGTAAAGCCGCAATGGTAGTAGGTATTGATGTGGAAAGTGAACGGCAGCTCAGTGAGCCCGATCAAAAAATTGAAGAGGGTGAATATTTCAGGACAAATGAAGATACCGGGGTATTGATTTCGGCGGGGCTGGCCGATTTTTTAAGTGTGCAAGTGGGGGATACACTGGTATTGTTGGGGCAGGGGTTTCGAGGCATGAGTGCTGCCGGTGCCTACCCCATTACTGGGGTTATGAAATTCGGCATTCCTGAAATGAACAATTCTTTGGTTTATTTGCCGATGGAAATTGCGCAACATTTTTATGGCACTTACGACCGGTTAACTTCAGCAGTAGTATTACTTCAAAACCCAGAAAGGGTTCAGGCGGTTGTTTCTGAATTACAGCCGGAATTAGGAGAAGAATATGCCGTGCTAGGCTGGCAAACGCTAATGCCGGAATTGGTACAGGCAATAGAAGCGGACAGGGGGAGCAGTATGATTTTACTTTTAATTCTATACATGATCGTAGGCTTTGGGATTTTCGGAACAGTACTTATGATGACCGCCGAGCGTAAATTTGAATTTGGAGTGATGATTGCTATTGGTACGGCACGGGTTCGAATGGCCGTCATACTGATCTTGGAAATGATTTTCATCACATTCATGGGCACGCTTTTCGGGATGATTAGCAGTCTGCCATTTATGTATTACTTCAACCTAAATCCATTAAAATTCACCGGAGAAGCGGCACGGGCTATAGAAGAGTATGGGATGGAACCATTTATTCGATTTTCCACCGATCCCGCAATTATGCTGAACCAGGGAATGATAGTTTTGACCATCACCCTCATCGTCAGTTTATACCCGCTCTTGCACATGCACAAACTGAAACCCGTAGAAGCAATGAGGCGCTGA
- the hisB gene encoding imidazoleglycerol-phosphate dehydratase HisB — translation MLISITKKSLEDPNKEYLFRANTVTSLKQIIKGGRDLLIPLGSILPQQKTLLKQEGISFAEEGEPDLLIDIEQEKIVLKKGKDLLISADGWKPVVDFITKEARKSAIHRKTNETDISIEINLDGTGKADISTGLSFFDHMLDQIARHGLVDLVLKCEGDLEVDEHHTIEDVAIALGKVISNALGNKKGIERYGFVLPMDEAQATVALDLSGRPYLVFEGEFNREYVGDFPTEMVKHFFYSLAMNLKATIHVNFSGENDHHKIEACFKGFARALKMAIEQNGRIQNLVPSSKGTL, via the coding sequence ATGCTTATATCCATCACAAAAAAATCGCTTGAAGATCCCAACAAGGAATATCTGTTTAGAGCAAATACCGTTACTTCCTTGAAGCAAATTATTAAGGGCGGGAGGGACTTATTGATTCCATTAGGTTCTATTTTACCCCAACAAAAAACATTGCTGAAACAGGAAGGCATTTCTTTTGCAGAGGAGGGAGAGCCCGATTTATTAATTGATATTGAACAGGAAAAAATAGTTCTAAAGAAAGGAAAAGATCTGTTGATATCGGCTGATGGATGGAAGCCGGTGGTAGATTTTATTACCAAAGAAGCTCGCAAATCCGCTATTCACCGGAAAACCAACGAAACAGATATCAGCATTGAAATTAATTTAGATGGTACCGGCAAAGCCGATATTTCTACAGGACTAAGTTTTTTCGATCACATGCTGGATCAAATTGCACGTCACGGTTTGGTGGATCTCGTCCTTAAATGTGAGGGTGATTTGGAGGTAGATGAGCATCATACTATCGAGGATGTAGCTATTGCATTGGGGAAGGTTATATCCAATGCACTTGGAAATAAAAAAGGCATTGAACGATATGGATTTGTACTCCCCATGGATGAGGCGCAAGCAACCGTGGCCCTGGATTTATCAGGAAGGCCGTATTTGGTTTTTGAGGGGGAATTTAATCGTGAATATGTCGGTGATTTTCCCACTGAAATGGTAAAGCATTTTTTTTATAGTCTTGCAATGAACTTGAAAGCAACAATTCATGTTAACTTTTCCGGTGAAAATGATCACCATAAAATAGAAGCTTGCTTTAAGGGTTTTGCCCGGGCTTTAAAGATGGCTATAGAACAAAACGGGCGTATCCAGAATCTTGTCCCCAGTTCAAAAGGGACGTTGTAG
- a CDS encoding TetR/AcrR family transcriptional regulator, producing MSPRTKEQNKEIREQTRQQILDAAFELFANEGYTHTSISAVAKKAGISKGLIYHYFDSKEAILEGIFNKLVEMGDEVLDFPEDFTPKDKIRNVLEQTFQIIETDIGTMHLMISLALQPDTFSSLKDKNREIRETQMKQYVSLFRELGYEQPELEAYRLGALLDGLLVGCITLGDEYPYEQMKTKIMEEYVPS from the coding sequence ATGTCTCCACGAACCAAAGAGCAAAACAAAGAAATTCGAGAGCAAACCCGGCAGCAAATTCTGGATGCTGCCTTCGAGTTATTTGCTAATGAGGGGTATACCCATACAAGTATATCTGCTGTTGCTAAAAAAGCGGGTATTTCAAAAGGACTGATTTATCATTATTTCGACAGTAAAGAAGCCATTCTCGAAGGAATATTTAACAAGTTGGTAGAAATGGGAGATGAAGTCTTGGACTTTCCGGAGGATTTTACACCTAAAGATAAAATCAGGAATGTTCTTGAACAAACATTTCAGATTATAGAAACTGATATCGGGACGATGCATTTAATGATCTCTTTGGCACTCCAGCCCGATACTTTCAGCAGCTTGAAAGACAAAAACAGGGAAATACGAGAAACCCAGATGAAGCAATATGTTAGTTTATTTAGGGAATTAGGTTACGAACAACCGGAACTGGAAGCCTACCGTTTGGGAGCATTGCTCGATGGGCTTTTAGTGGGATGTATTACTTTGGGCGATGAATATCCTTATGAGCAAATGAAAACCAAAATTATGGAGGAATATGTACCATCTTAA
- a CDS encoding M28 family peptidase, with protein MKPLHKLLPLLIVGLFISCTPKEKTSSPTLNTDQLIEDLRFISSDETEGRRTGTEGNRKAREYLVQRFEEEGANPFQGSFTHEFDFLNRNEEALAGINVVGEIPGKTDSVIVITAHYDHLGIRDSLIYNGADDDASGTAALITYIDYFSHIKPNHTLVFAAFDAEEMGLQGARAFTEDSVFMERVVMNINLDMISNNDQNELYASGTFHHPEFKPVLEGIETGEVKLLFGHDRPEQGYDDWTNASDHAAFHAKGKKFIYFGVEDHEHYHQHTDEFATIPLEFYKKSTETILNAILAFDKM; from the coding sequence ATGAAACCACTACATAAATTACTTCCATTATTAATAGTTGGACTATTCATTTCTTGTACTCCGAAAGAAAAGACTTCAAGCCCAACCCTTAACACCGATCAACTGATCGAAGACCTGCGTTTCATTTCGTCTGATGAAACCGAAGGGCGCAGAACAGGAACCGAGGGAAATCGCAAGGCCCGGGAATATTTGGTTCAGCGGTTTGAAGAAGAAGGCGCAAATCCTTTTCAGGGGTCTTTTACCCATGAGTTTGATTTTTTGAATAGAAATGAAGAGGCACTGGCCGGAATTAATGTAGTAGGTGAAATTCCGGGTAAAACCGATTCAGTAATTGTTATTACAGCTCATTACGATCACCTGGGAATTCGAGACAGCTTAATTTATAACGGGGCTGATGATGATGCTTCCGGTACGGCAGCCCTGATTACTTATATTGATTACTTTAGCCACATAAAACCCAATCATACTCTTGTTTTTGCTGCTTTTGATGCCGAAGAGATGGGCTTACAGGGAGCGAGAGCTTTTACAGAAGATTCTGTTTTTATGGAAAGAGTTGTTATGAATATCAACTTGGATATGATTAGCAATAATGACCAAAATGAATTGTATGCATCCGGGACGTTTCATCACCCGGAGTTTAAACCGGTTCTTGAGGGTATAGAAACCGGTGAAGTTAAGTTGTTATTTGGCCATGATCGTCCTGAACAAGGTTATGATGATTGGACTAATGCTTCAGATCATGCCGCGTTTCATGCGAAAGGGAAAAAATTTATCTACTTCGGTGTGGAAGATCACGAACATTACCACCAGCATACTGATGAGTTCGCAACCATCCCGCTAGAGTTTTATAAAAAATCTACCGAAACTATACTGAATGCAATTTTAGCATTCGATAAAATGTAA
- the hisG gene encoding ATP phosphoribosyltransferase gives MNRTKDSSTSLRIAIQKSGRLTDKTIDLLAGIGIDFDNYKRNLIVKTRNFDVELLLLRDDDIPEYVQDGVCDLGFVGANETQETGADVTPIRDLQYGKCRLSLAAPKNGDIKSPKDFEGKKVATSYPNLTRKFFEERGINIQVIEISGAVEIAPQLEVADAIVDLVSSGGTLRANGLVELDTILESQTQLIRTNKELSPGKQQLIEKFLVRMDGYQKAAKSRYIMMNAPTAAVENIKEIIPSMKSPTVMPLAEKDMVAIHTVIPIEKFWTVMEELKEAGASDIVMLPIESMIL, from the coding sequence ATGAACCGAACGAAGGATTCTTCTACCTCATTACGTATTGCTATTCAAAAAAGCGGCCGGCTTACTGACAAAACCATCGATTTACTTGCAGGCATTGGCATCGACTTTGATAATTATAAACGCAACCTGATTGTAAAAACCCGTAATTTTGATGTGGAACTTTTATTGTTGCGCGATGATGACATTCCTGAATATGTGCAGGATGGCGTATGCGACCTGGGTTTTGTAGGTGCCAATGAAACACAGGAAACCGGCGCTGATGTAACGCCAATCCGGGATTTGCAGTATGGGAAATGCCGTTTATCACTTGCAGCTCCAAAAAATGGAGATATCAAAAGCCCTAAAGATTTTGAAGGCAAGAAAGTTGCTACCAGTTATCCAAATCTGACGCGTAAGTTTTTTGAAGAAAGAGGGATTAATATTCAGGTTATAGAAATATCAGGTGCTGTGGAAATTGCCCCGCAGTTAGAAGTGGCTGACGCTATTGTAGATTTGGTTTCAAGCGGGGGGACCTTGCGTGCAAACGGGTTGGTTGAATTGGATACAATATTGGAATCACAGACTCAACTCATTCGCACCAATAAGGAATTGTCTCCGGGTAAACAACAGCTGATTGAAAAATTCTTAGTGCGCATGGATGGGTATCAAAAAGCGGCTAAAAGCAGATACATTATGATGAATGCTCCTACAGCGGCTGTAGAGAATATCAAAGAAATTATTCCTTCTATGAAAAGCCCAACTGTGATGCCTTTGGCTGAAAAAGATATGGTGGCCATACATACGGTAATTCCGATTGAAAAATTCTGGACAGTGATGGAAGAACTGAAGGAAGCGGGAGCTTCAGATATTGTGATGCTCCCGATTGAAAGTATGATCCTTTAG
- the hisD gene encoding histidinol dehydrogenase, with protein sequence MMKTYNYSALSSEEVSKLLKRPKIDFTSIFETVQPILDEVEGGGDEAVRKFTREFDGIEPDEVAFDPTGLEVSFDQEVKEAIDVAFDNIFRFHKAQFPFPLEVETMPGVRCMKVTRPIERVGLYVPGGTAILPSTAMMLAIPAMIADCGTKVLATPPGKDGTVAPEIIYIAQKAGVNKILMAGGAQAIAAMAFGTESVPKVDKIFGPGNQYVTAAKMILQNSEAQIGIDMPAGPSEVLVIADGYANPAYVAADLLSQAEHGADSQVVLAATADFDLAKLNVELKSQLEELPRKEMAGKALELSFTIIIENLKEAFEFSNRYAPEHLIVNVKDAESYADQIMNAGSVFFGQLTPESVGDYASGTNHTLPTYGYARMYSGVNLAAFQKSITMQSISEEGLKNLGPVVEKLAELEELQAHKNAVTLRLKTLINEEN encoded by the coding sequence ATGATGAAAACATATAATTACTCGGCATTGTCATCTGAAGAGGTCAGCAAGCTTCTAAAGCGGCCTAAGATTGACTTCACTTCTATCTTCGAAACCGTTCAGCCTATTTTGGACGAAGTGGAAGGTGGTGGAGATGAAGCCGTTAGAAAATTTACGCGGGAATTTGATGGTATTGAACCAGATGAAGTGGCTTTCGATCCAACCGGATTAGAAGTTTCTTTTGATCAGGAAGTGAAGGAAGCCATTGATGTCGCATTTGATAATATTTTTCGGTTTCACAAAGCACAATTTCCGTTTCCATTGGAAGTGGAGACTATGCCGGGAGTACGATGCATGAAGGTAACCCGGCCTATTGAGCGGGTGGGACTGTATGTGCCCGGCGGCACTGCTATTTTACCTTCTACAGCCATGATGTTGGCTATACCAGCAATGATTGCGGATTGTGGTACTAAAGTTTTAGCTACTCCTCCGGGAAAGGACGGCACGGTTGCTCCTGAAATTATTTATATCGCTCAAAAAGCAGGAGTCAATAAAATTCTGATGGCAGGCGGGGCTCAGGCTATTGCTGCCATGGCTTTTGGAACAGAATCGGTACCCAAAGTAGATAAGATTTTTGGGCCGGGTAACCAATACGTTACAGCGGCTAAAATGATCCTGCAAAACAGTGAAGCACAAATAGGTATTGATATGCCGGCCGGCCCTTCGGAGGTTTTGGTGATTGCTGATGGTTATGCAAATCCGGCTTACGTAGCGGCTGATTTACTTTCACAGGCTGAACATGGCGCGGATAGTCAGGTTGTTTTAGCTGCCACTGCTGATTTTGACCTGGCTAAACTGAATGTTGAGCTAAAATCACAACTTGAAGAACTGCCACGAAAAGAAATGGCCGGTAAAGCACTTGAGCTAAGTTTTACCATTATCATAGAAAATTTGAAAGAAGCTTTTGAGTTTTCTAATCGGTATGCCCCCGAGCATTTAATAGTAAATGTGAAAGATGCCGAGTCCTATGCGGATCAGATTATGAATGCGGGTTCTGTATTTTTTGGGCAGCTTACCCCCGAAAGCGTGGGGGATTATGCCTCAGGAACTAATCATACTTTGCCAACTTATGGATATGCCAGAATGTATAGCGGGGTGAATTTAGCTGCTTTCCAGAAATCAATTACCATGCAGTCAATTAGTGAAGAGGGGCTGAAGAATTTAGGGCCTGTTGTAGAAAAATTGGCGGAACTGGAAGAACTTCAGGCACATAAGAATGCTGTTACTTTAAGATTAAAAACATTGATAAATGAAGAAAACTAA
- a CDS encoding FtsX-like permease family protein: MNLWPIIKLSWKNVWRNTTRSAVVMLTVVLGTWAGIFSSGLMNGLSMQYIRNELETSVSHLQIHHPKYSEENLPKYFIPNPDSLVKALEEYGFVESMSARNMVQGLASSATNTFGITVKGIRAEADSTVSDLHTYIHEGTYLEPGIRNAALIGSKLAQRLDVEVRSRMVINFQDVDGNITAGAFRVVGIFDTPNSNFDETHVFVSREDMNRLLGRENTVHEIVMLVDNFKNADQYRDSLAKVSVMEIQSWGDVSPTLRYTDSNVDFMLYIFMTIVAIALTFGIINTMLMAVLERTQELGMLRAIGVNKIRTFFMVMIETLFLTLVGVPIGMVLSWLSIFWVGSVGIDLSAFAQGLEDYGMSTTIYPELPEGYFVNIGLLMILATLLAAIYPSVKALKLNPVQAIRKV, translated from the coding sequence ATGAATTTGTGGCCGATTATTAAACTAAGCTGGAAAAACGTGTGGCGAAATACTACCCGGAGCGCCGTGGTGATGTTAACGGTAGTTTTGGGAACCTGGGCCGGAATTTTTTCTAGTGGATTGATGAACGGGCTGAGCATGCAGTACATCAGAAATGAGCTGGAAACCTCAGTTTCACATCTTCAAATTCACCATCCCAAATATAGCGAAGAAAATTTACCCAAATACTTTATTCCCAATCCTGATTCTTTGGTGAAAGCCCTGGAAGAATATGGGTTTGTGGAATCGATGTCCGCCAGAAATATGGTGCAGGGTTTGGCTTCAAGTGCAACCAACACATTTGGCATAACAGTGAAGGGAATTCGCGCCGAAGCTGATTCTACTGTCTCAGATCTTCATACCTATATCCACGAAGGCACTTATCTTGAGCCGGGAATAAGAAATGCGGCATTGATAGGATCAAAATTAGCACAGCGGCTAGATGTAGAAGTTCGTTCTCGGATGGTTATTAATTTTCAGGATGTAGATGGCAACATTACGGCTGGGGCTTTTAGGGTAGTTGGAATTTTTGATACTCCAAATTCCAATTTTGACGAAACTCATGTATTTGTAAGTCGTGAAGATATGAACCGGTTGCTGGGTCGGGAAAACACTGTTCATGAAATTGTGATGCTGGTAGATAATTTTAAGAATGCGGACCAATACCGGGATTCGCTGGCGAAGGTATCAGTAATGGAAATCCAAAGCTGGGGAGATGTATCCCCCACTCTACGTTATACCGATTCTAATGTAGATTTCATGCTCTACATCTTTATGACTATTGTTGCTATCGCCCTTACTTTCGGTATCATTAATACCATGTTGATGGCTGTGTTGGAGCGAACCCAGGAGTTGGGTATGCTTAGAGCTATTGGAGTGAATAAAATCCGCACTTTTTTTATGGTGATGATTGAAACCTTGTTTTTAACGCTGGTAGGAGTGCCTATAGGAATGGTTTTGAGTTGGTTGAGTATCTTTTGGGTAGGAAGTGTTGGCATTGACTTAAGTGCTTTTGCACAAGGATTAGAAGATTACGGAATGAGTACTACCATTTATCCGGAATTGCCGGAAGGATATTTTGTAAATATTGGGCTCTTGATGATTTTAGCAACGCTTTTAGCCGCCATTTATCCATCAGTTAAAGCGCTTAAATTAAACCCGGTTCAAGCCATAAGAAAAGTCTAG
- a CDS encoding OsmC family protein: MKIDVAWLGKDYHMEAENETDGKIRIDGDNNIGGLEGGLSPMQLLLAGIGGCSAIDVISILKKQKQKLTDLKVEVDGDRQKLDAGYSEYKTIHMHFILSGELDPKKVERALKLSITKYCSVSKALEKGSEISYDYKIM, translated from the coding sequence ATGAAAATCGACGTTGCCTGGCTTGGTAAAGACTACCATATGGAAGCTGAAAATGAAACCGACGGTAAAATTCGAATTGACGGGGATAATAATATTGGCGGGCTTGAAGGCGGCCTCTCGCCCATGCAATTATTGTTAGCCGGCATTGGCGGATGCAGTGCCATTGACGTCATTTCCATCCTAAAAAAGCAAAAACAAAAGCTCACCGACCTGAAAGTAGAGGTAGACGGCGATCGTCAGAAATTGGATGCCGGGTATTCCGAATATAAAACCATCCATATGCACTTCATTTTATCCGGCGAGCTGGATCCCAAAAAAGTGGAACGGGCATTGAAGCTTTCCATCACCAAGTACTGCTCAGTATCCAAAGCATTGGAAAAGGGCTCCGAAATCAGCTACGACTATAAAATTATGTAA